CCTCTCTGATAAAGACAAGGAGGTAAGATTGCCATTGATATTATGTCCATTTAAAGAGTAATGGTGAAAGAAACTTCTCTCATAGTAAGGTTGTAGCTTGCTGCTTTGATAATTCCTAAAGTTCCTTTCATGACCTAGTGATACTTACTTCAGGTTATAAGCTCTTGGGGAGTTAAAAACAAAATCGACTTCCTCTCTCTATCATACACGCGACATGCAGAAGATGTTCGTCATGTAAGTATTATTTTTGCATGTCCTTGTGGTTCTTTATGCAGTTTATGCAGTTCTTTGATTGCTCTTATATGTTCTTTGTAGGCTCGTGAGTTCCTTTCGAAGCAGGGTGACCTCTACCAGACACAAATTTTTGCCAAGATTGAGAACATAGAGGTGCATTATATGTTGTGTTTACTGAGAATGATGAATATATAGTTACAGAAGCTATGAATATGTATGTGACATTATTTTGAATTTCTAGGGTTTAAACCATTTTGATGAGATCCTACAAGAAGCAGATGGTATCATCCTTTCTCGTGGAAATTTGGGCATTGATCTCCCACCTGAGAAGGTCAGTTTCTAAACTTAAACCAGCAGTGATCTGTGACTCAAAGTCAGCAGTGATTTGTGACTCAAAGTTTTTGTTATAAAGTATGCAAGTCATCTATAAAAATACCAGAGATCAAATCTGCAAAGAGGGTATGATGTGGAAGCTTTTCTGCAAAATGTTTCTCGTTGAATAATAGAGCACATTGTTCTGTCACATATAACTTTACTTTGTAAATGCTTCCTAGCAGCCTTGATTCTTGGTgcttgttttaattttgtaatttagtttgaTACGTGGATTTGTGTGTTCATGGCAATTTGTTAGAGCTTTGCTGGTAATTAACTTCCTTTTTCCTTGCAGGTGTTCTTATTTCAAAAGGCTGCCCTCTACAAGTGTAACGTGGCTGGAAAGCCTGCAGTGGTCACTCGTGTTGTGGACAGTATGACTGACAACTTGAGGCCAACTCGTGCTGAGGCAACTGATGTTGCCAATGCTGTTCTTGATGGTATATTACTGTGCATATTGTGGACATTTACTGCTTAGAATTTCTCTTTGTTTATGtctttcaaattatttataatttcatattatacGTGATGATATTTTATGTATGAATGTTCTCATTCTGTTTGTGCCATTTGGGACTGAAACTGTTTCTATCGAAGACTTAAGTCTGTTCctattatttaatgtttacaCCCAGCACCATACAAGACTTGCAACCTCAGTTTTTTAAGTGACCCATTTTCTTTGCTGCAGGAAGTGATGCTATTCTTCTTGGTGCGGAGACCCTGCGTGGATTGTACCCTGTTGAAACCATTTCTACTGTTGGCAAAATTTGTGCAGAGGTAAATTCTGTCtcataaatgtgcatggttaaaTCTTTTGATATATGCAGCTCCAAATTGGATACCTATGGCCTTGATGCCCTTTGAGTGACTATGTATAGTCCTAAAATATTCCAGACATAGTATGTTTTAGACATGAGTTGCTAATGAGATTCTGTTTTTTAACTTACTGTTTCCATGTTGGGGCTTCGTAACCATCTATCTGTGGTAACACACACTGCCTTTGTGGTAAAACACGCAAGCTGCTAATGAGATTCCTCTTTTAACTCACTGATATCATGTTGGGGCTTGGTAACCATCTTTTTGTTGTAAAATACACTGCATTTGTTCAGGTTTTCCTGGAGAGCTGTATCTCTGTGGATGAATAAAAGTACATGCTTCATTGGATGAGATCCACACGTGTTCTTAACTTCTTGTCTTAATCTATGGTTTTACTTGCCTTTTCAACTAAGGAAACACtttcaaatttaactttttatctTAGTAACCAAAATCCTGCCCTTTGGATGCAATTTTTATGCAATAActcaaaattcatgcataaacTTTTATTGAAATCAAGTATCACTTGCTGAGCATGCCAATGAGATGGATCACTTATTGTTCTTGAAATGTTAGAAGTGAAATATGTATTACTGTTCCATTTTGTAAGCATTTTCAATCTGAGTTTTCTCATTTTCATTATAAATTTCACAGGCAGAGAAGGTTTTCAACCAAGACCTATATTTCAAGAAAACAGTCAAATATGTTGGAGAACCAATGACCCATTTGGAATCCATTGCTTCCTCTGCGGTATTTATTCATCCTAATGATTCTATTGTGAATAATGTTTTTATCATTGTAATCTAGTGGCCTTTACCAACTTTAATTATTGGTAAATCAAGTATGCATCTGCAAGTGTGTTTTTGACCTCTTGAATTTCTTGTTTAGGTAAGAGCAGCAATTAAGGTAAAGGCATCGGTTATTATATGCTTCACATCATCAGGGAGAGCTGCAAGGTATTTCATTGTTTCCAATTGCTTCTTTTATCATTCAAATTTCAATAGTGTTTTAACTGGGGCCTGCACAATTTTAACATTCATAGTCCTTGATTTATTTATGGGGTTTCTGAATGTAttccatgtatatatataccagATTGATTGCAAAGTACAGGCCAACCATGCCAGTTCTCTCAGTTGTTATCCCTCGGCTTAAGACAAATCAATTGAAGTGGAGCTTCAGTGGGGCCTTTGAGGTATGTCATTTATCATGAATCCTGGATGTTCAAGCAACTGCTTAGAAGTTCATTTTGTTGTCTTCACATTGTTGTGCAGTGTTAGTGAAGTGCTAACTGATTCCTTGTTCTAGTTCAAATTGTTTTATAACTTGCTTTTCTGTAAAAATTGAATTGGGAAATGAATTTGTTGACGATTACTTTACACTAATATGGAAAAAGCTCTCTCCTAAAAGCAATTTAATTCACCATGAAATCATTGGTAACAGCTGGCAGTTTTTTCAGATGCAGTTAATAATGCCTTGCAGTAGTCATCTGAAAGAAGAATTTGTGGTATAATCCTGTCGCTGAAGTCTTGGAAGTCGGAATATTCATAGTTGTCAACTTTAATTTCTATAGATAGTTAAATTTGTGGAAGTTCACCATGTGTTTAGGGAACGTTTATTTCATGGCTTGTATAAATAAGGATGTGCTGATGTTTTTGGGAATCCTTGCAGGCAAGGCAATCCCTGATTGTGAGAGGTCTTTTCCCTATGCTTGCTGATCCTCGACATCCTGTGAGTTCCGCATTTATATGTTCATTCTATTACAACCCTGAAAGAAACTCGTAGATGTAGAGAATTGGATTGACTCAGAACTTGTGTCGTATTGCAGGCGGAGTCAACAAGTGCAACAAATGAGTCGGTGTTGAAGGTAGCTCTTGACCATGGGAAGGCTTCAGGAGTTGTAAAGCCACATGATCGAGTTGTGGTATGCCAAAAGGTCGGAGATGCATCTGTGGTGAAGATTATAGAGCTTGAAGATTAAATGAAATGAGATATTATCGTCTCTTTTTCTCCTTGTTGGATATTTTTGCAGTGGGTGAATTGGGGGGGGGGGTAGTGTTTTTGGTGGCAACTGCGAGCTATTTTGCTCCAGGTTTTTGTGAACTGTGGATTTGAGATTGTATAACACCCACGTCTACAATCTGAAAATTATTCTAAACATACCCCAAATTAATGTTTGTTTGCATGAACATCATCCCCTTCAGTTCCAAATTGATGAAGGGATtggatttgttttcttttttaagcAAAAAACTTTTGCTCGTGAATTAGCTCCAAACAATGCAAAAGACTGCTATAACATTGTTTccatattgttttaatttttgtttgccATTCTAGCGATGCAAGAATATTACAGTAGAGAAATCGGAACAAAAATTCCTAAATTTACTTTGGGATAAACGTGTACTCAAATACAAAGAGATTGGAAACATTTAGCTCAATAAAAACAATGTGCAGCTAAGACCCACCATATTAGCTCCAATACCTTCAGCAAGCTCATCAACGTAAGGTTTGGGTAAGTCAGACCAATGGCAATATGCTCCTCCATAAATACTCACCAACAAACCAAAGGGAAACAcgaaactaaaaaaagaaaacaataaaattatcacaagAAACGTCAAAACAAATCTCTACCAGAGTGGTTTTTAAGAGCCAAAAGAAACGAGTATATTTTCAAGTAAAAATGATATGAAAATTTATcgatgttcatatttttatttttatttttttgctaaaatataataaaataaaatcgttTTTTTGGCTCCGTGCTAGTTCGGAAACATTGTGGAGTATAATTACAACATATAGATCAAAATGGATAATTTACACTTCACATGTTAAAAAATgtaatatgtatatgaaattgatctgtgttttttttttcatatctaagcttacaTTTAATGCTCATATCCACAATTAGATTGATAATTATTgatacaatattaatattttgttgattcaattaaaatactaaaatttgagGACTAATTTAAAGTCTAGGCCATAATTTGAGACTTTACCGTGTGAgaactcaattaattaattttaaataatgactaataaattaatttttactttgaactcaattatttaattacaatcaattaaataataattccaAGAAATTGAATTAATTCTTAAGTCATCTCTCGTTCCTTTTGAGAAAATGCATTTATTGCATATAGTAATACATGCAAGCTAtttctcttttttcattttcattgtaTCATTTTTCGTCTATTAATTAGAACATTATTTTAGTCATGAAGTCAATCCACTAAAAGTACTATAACTGAACTCCCCATTatatatcattacgaaagcaacttagATTTATGCTTTGtctaatgaccttatcataaaTGTATTACTCtaataggatatctttaatctcttttgGTTAAATCCGTTCACCCAATATGATCTCATTTTATCTTAGGTCATCATTACATCTTccataatgaaaaatattattactaacaaatagtaataataatcatTTGTCCAATACGAATGACCCATGATCACGttccttttttataatttatgcaaTGCCAGTGAGATGATATCATTTACTCTTTAATCAATATATGAATTTCACTGTTGTAAgtgaagtcatgccatatataaGTCATATACTCAACATACTAGCCTTCGGCTCAGATACCAACTTAACACAAGCTTTCCATATATCAAATCATATTAGTTACCTGCACATAGTGATTATCACTTATTTAGTGTTGAGGtaagtcacactatgaacatcacaagtaaaTAAATCAATATAACAGATTCAGGATAAATTCAACTTAGTACTATCTGATGTATTGTCAATCCAAACAATCACACCTATATCTCTATCTTCCTAGAAGTCATTCACTCTTATGTGTAAGATAATGTATTTCCTAAATTGATCTTGATAAATAACATAATAGTTTTTTGAATCaattgctcatttttatttctcaaactACGTACTATTTAGATTACttactaatataagttttctCATATCATAATTCATCCTTATGATGCAATttaatattacttaaattttaagtaatcaATTAGTCAATATTTACTTGTTCATTTTACTTttcatgcaaaaaccattgaaaacaaatatagaaaaaaataattttaattatagaattttattaatcaatttactgAAAAAATTACAAACATAATAACCAAACAACTGCACTAAAAGCACGAAATCCGAACAAGCTCACTAACCCTTCTAATAGTAGAAACAAGGAGGAATTATTACCAATCAAAAGGCTTAGCCATCTACACGAAACAGCCACGTAAATGCATATAATCCTTTTAACCGTAGGTCCCCATTTTCATTGATTAGTGAAGCTTTAAACAAAACAAAGGATTGGAAACATTAAACATAACAAAAAAGATGTGATGTCAAGCAACCGTATTAGCTCCAACATCTTCAGCAACTCGTCAAACAATGGATGAGGTGCTTCAGGCACCTCCTCAATATAAGCTTCGATTAAGTCAAAGCAATATGATCCTTCAAGACCAATCAAGTACACTCAATAGCATGTTACACGCCTTCGAGTCCTTTTTGCTCTTTCTAAGCCTTAAACTACCTTCCTAAACTTAAGGAGGCTAATCTTCACACTCCCCTCGTTAATGGATCCTAATTCCCATTAGGTGAGCAACAATTGAACATAATTGGAGGAGAAATTGGCCCCCTACCACTTTTCCTCCAATATCTCCCACTATTGCTCTAAAGATGCATTCTTTGCTCCTATGACCCAGTCTCTCACCTCGGTAGCAAGAATTTTTGGCATTCTTTCGTATTGAAACTTGGCCTCTATTATTTTGTTTTCATGACATTCAAAGTTGTTCATCCACATTTAATCATTAAGTGTAAgacttcatttcatttaatttcctcCATTCAATTAAAATTGACCTCTTGCAATTTTAGAAGTAGGTTTTCAATTTTAAACACATTCTCTCTAGACAGAAAGGCGAAGGGCGGATTAGATATTTGAAGTCAAACATTTCAAGCACAACTCTTTTCGTTTAATCTTTAAGGTAAAAATGCTTGTCCATGATAGACCAAGGGCATTAGACTTCAACGCACTTTTTGTCATCCACTTTATTAAAAGTCCAACTCAAGCTTTAAATATAATCATCTTCGTAGACTGAGCTTAATCTCTACAATAGAGGGGAGGTTTTTAAAAGCCAAAAGAAATTAGAGCCAAGATAAGAGTTCATTTAGAAgtaaaaaaatatgaaactttATTTGAGATTTCTTGCATTTGTTCTTTGATTAATTGAGTCCTCATATTATTAATCTCATATCAATCAAGTGtttcgttaaaaaaattaataatatcacGTCAGAGCTAAATTGTTTATGCAATATGCATacgtttttttttttcatatttagacTTACATTTAATGTCCATATTGACAGCTAGATCGTATGAAgacttgattgatatgatataaaactttgttgactcaattaaaatgttgaaatttgGGACCAATTTAAAAGTCTAGGCCATAATTTGGGACTTTGGTTTTATTAACCCTTTATTTTTGCTGCTTTCTAGATTCTAAAGTTGAAATCTAAACCGACTTTCCTTTATTCTTTTTCTAAGAAATAGAATATTCGAGTTTTTAGATTTTAAACCGACCCTTTTTATTCCATTATAATTTATAAGCATTAGGAGTTAGGTTGGAATCTTATTGTTTCAACTCACTTCATTTCATCCCTTTTCTAGATTTTGGATCGACCTTTTTACATTGTGTTTTTATTATTAGTAGATTCTGGATTCTCACTACAAATTATTATTTTCCAGGAGGAGTTGTTATGGTAATATACCAGatatatttagaaatttaagaAACTTTGACACCCTTGTTAGCAAGAAGTTTAAAATTGTTATGGTAAAATTTGTTCATGTGAGCCAAAACACCTGTTTGCAATACAAGATTGAAAACAATAATTCAAACACAGAATTCATATGT
This window of the Gossypium hirsutum isolate 1008001.06 chromosome A09, Gossypium_hirsutum_v2.1, whole genome shotgun sequence genome carries:
- the LOC107908724 gene encoding pyruvate kinase 1, cytosolic isoform X2, with translation MQSSHLLLEEPIRMASILEPSKASFFPAMTKIVGTLGPRSRSVEVLSGCLKAGMSVARFDFSWHDPEYHQETLENLKAAVKLTKKLCAVMLDTVGPELQVVNKSEKAISLEADATVILTPDEGQEASSNLLPINFDGLSKAVKKGDTIFIGQYLFTGSETTSVWLEVSEVQGNDVVCVIKNTATLTGALFTLHASQIRIELPTLSDKDKEVISSWGVKNKIDFLSLSYTRHAEDVRHAREFLSKQGDLYQTQIFAKIENIEGLNHFDEILQEADGIILSRGNLGIDLPPEKVFLFQKAALYKCNVAGKPAVVTRVVDSMTDNLRPTRAEATDVANAVLDGSDAILLGAETLRGLYPVETISTVGKICAEAEKVFNQDLYFKKTVKYVGEPMTHLESIASSAVRAAIKVKASVIICFTSSGRAARLIAKYRPTMPVLSVVIPRLKTNQLKWSFSGAFEARQSLIVRGLFPMLADPRHPAESTSATNESVLKVALDHGKASGVVKPHDRVVVCQKVGDASVVKIIELED
- the LOC107908724 gene encoding pyruvate kinase 1, cytosolic isoform X1, which codes for MQSSHLLLEEPIRMASILEPSKASFFPAMTKIVGTLGPRSRSVEVLSGCLKAGMSVARFDFSWHDPEYHQETLENLKAAVKLTKKLCAVMLDTVGPELQVVNKSEKAISLEADATVILTPDEGQEASSNLLPINFDGLSKAVKKGDTIFIGQYLFTGSETTSVWLEVSEVQGNDVVCVIKNTATLTGALFTLHASQIRIELPTLSDKDKEVISSWGVKNKIDFLSLSYTRHAEDVRHAREFLSKQGDLYQTQIFAKIENIEGLNHFDEILQEADGIILSRGNLGIDLPPEKVFLFQKAALYKCNVAGKPAVVTRVVDSMTDNLRPTRAEATDVANAVLDGSDAILLGAETLRGLYPVETISTVGKICAEAEKVFNQDLYFKKTVKYVGEPMTHLESIASSAVRAAIKVKASVIICFTSSGRAARLIAKYRPTMPVLSVVIPRLKTNQLKWSFSGAFEMQLIMPCSSHLKEEFVARQSLIVRGLFPMLADPRHPAESTSATNESVLKVALDHGKASGVVKPHDRVVVCQKVGDASVVKIIELED